A stretch of the Brevinematia bacterium genome encodes the following:
- a CDS encoding HDOD domain-containing protein produces the protein MNEEQLIRWNKIIENTSPLPFVVSILLQKLEDPEANIKEIEETLEKDPLLVAKVLRMANSAYYGFPRTIATVREAVIVLGFNTIRSIALAVSIKSIMSVDVSGYWFSGIKGLWEHSVLTASGARIIAKKLKLADPEKYFVAGLLHDIGKIILSNITKEYKVQFLKNFVFYDKTISQSEEEMIGISHNTVGYLLANYWNLPQFISDVILYHDNPLTAPESIVKDVIVISSANELAYNLVPGDIKEIGLTDKRIKRANEFLTYLGLPGEGQVIWEQMKKVLDISAEV, from the coding sequence ATGAATGAAGAGCAGTTGATTAGATGGAACAAAATAATAGAAAACACTTCTCCTTTACCATTTGTGGTGAGTATTCTACTCCAGAAGTTGGAGGACCCAGAGGCTAACATAAAAGAAATAGAAGAAACCTTAGAAAAAGATCCACTCCTTGTTGCAAAAGTTTTGAGAATGGCAAATTCTGCTTACTATGGCTTTCCTAGGACCATAGCAACTGTGCGGGAAGCTGTAATTGTGTTAGGATTTAACACCATAAGAAGTATAGCTTTGGCAGTTTCAATAAAATCAATAATGAGTGTAGACGTGTCAGGATACTGGTTTAGTGGTATAAAGGGGTTATGGGAGCATTCCGTTCTAACCGCAAGTGGAGCAAGAATTATAGCCAAGAAACTAAAGCTTGCAGATCCTGAGAAATATTTTGTTGCTGGATTATTGCACGATATAGGCAAAATAATACTAAGCAACATAACAAAAGAGTATAAGGTGCAGTTTTTAAAAAACTTTGTATTCTATGATAAGACAATATCCCAAAGTGAAGAAGAGATGATAGGGATTTCCCATAATACCGTCGGGTACTTACTTGCAAACTATTGGAATTTACCTCAATTTATCTCTGATGTAATACTTTATCACGATAACCCGTTGACTGCCCCTGAGAGCATAGTGAAGGATGTCATTGTTATCTCTTCTGCAAATGAGCTTGCTTATAATCTTGTACCTGGTGATATTAAAGAAATAGGCTTAACCGATAAAAGAATCAAAAGAGCTAATGAGTTTCTGACCTATCTCGGATTACCAGGTGAAGGACAAGTTATTTGGGAACAAATGAAGAAGGTCCTGGACATATCTGCGGAGGTTTAG
- the pheA gene encoding prephenate dehydratase, with protein sequence MERLEDLRKKVEQIDEQILKLIKERLEIATKIAETKKKNGLSIYDPNRENDVLKRVKQLSVSQSLPYEYVEDIFLLIISMTRNVQGRVKVALLGPEGTFSEIAVVKRFGYDVDRIYTKTIPDIFKEVSRGKADIGVIPIENSYNGVVAQTLDEFVDSHLKIIGELFLRVHHSLLSKENDVSKIKKLYSHPQAIGQCREWVEANLPNVEIIETSSTSEASRIASSEREAGAIGNEILSKKYNLNILASNIEDDPMNVTRFWIVGERNISRTGEDKTTILCYIKDKPGALFDLIKPFKEMGVNMTKIESRPSRIKLWDYLFFIDFEGHIEEERISKLLNEVEKNAALVKILGSYPKGIILE encoded by the coding sequence ATGGAAAGGCTTGAAGATCTGAGGAAGAAGGTTGAACAAATTGATGAACAAATACTGAAACTTATAAAGGAAAGATTAGAAATAGCAACCAAAATAGCCGAAACTAAGAAAAAAAATGGTCTTTCCATATACGATCCTAACAGAGAGAATGATGTTTTAAAAAGAGTAAAACAACTCTCCGTCAGTCAAAGCCTACCTTACGAATATGTTGAAGACATATTCCTCTTGATCATATCGATGACTAGGAATGTTCAAGGCAGAGTTAAGGTAGCATTATTGGGGCCTGAGGGAACTTTCTCCGAAATAGCGGTAGTTAAGAGATTCGGATACGATGTGGACAGAATTTACACTAAAACTATTCCAGATATATTTAAGGAAGTGTCCAGGGGTAAAGCGGACATAGGTGTTATTCCAATTGAAAACTCCTATAATGGTGTGGTTGCTCAAACTCTTGATGAGTTTGTTGATTCTCACCTTAAGATTATAGGAGAACTCTTCCTAAGGGTACATCATTCTCTTCTCTCCAAGGAAAATGATGTAAGCAAAATAAAGAAACTATATTCACATCCGCAAGCCATCGGTCAGTGTAGGGAGTGGGTAGAGGCTAATCTTCCTAATGTTGAAATAATTGAAACAAGTAGCACATCTGAAGCCTCAAGAATCGCTTCTTCTGAAAGAGAAGCTGGTGCTATCGGTAATGAAATACTCTCAAAGAAATACAACCTCAACATTCTTGCCAGTAATATTGAAGATGATCCAATGAATGTCACAAGGTTTTGGATAGTAGGTGAAAGGAATATATCTAGAACAGGAGAAGACAAAACCACAATACTATGCTACATAAAAGACAAACCCGGAGCTCTGTTTGACCTTATAAAGCCCTTTAAGGAAATGGGGGTAAACATGACAAAGATAGAATCAAGACCTTCAAGAATAAAATTGTGGGATTACCTTTTTTTCATTGACTTTGAAGGGCACATTGAGGAAGAGAGAATCTCCAAGCTTTTAAATGAGGTTGAAAAGAATGCAGCTCTAGTAAAAATCCTCGGATCGTACCCAAAAGGAATAATTCTGGAGTAA
- a CDS encoding phosphoribosylaminoimidazolesuccinocarboxamide synthase — protein MDKVIKDFKDFIYASKSELTKVEPLYFSNFDSLKLVKRGKVRDIYEIDDSLLIVSTDRISAFDVILPTPIPLKGMILNILSYFWFKQLEHIVENHLISVDPDDYPYECRKYADRLRFRSMLVRKMNVYKIECIVRGYLAGSGYEEYKRTSSICGIKLPEGLKMSSKLPEPIFTPSTKSESGHDQNISLDEAKEIVGEDILKIKENSIRIFEFASNYLDKRGIILCDTKFEFGFDKDRECVLVDEVLTPDSSRFWFKELYEEGKPQESYDKQFVRDYLKSLVWNKTYPAPNLPSEIVLGTLERYITILEKTVFSNL, from the coding sequence ATGGATAAAGTTATTAAGGACTTCAAGGACTTCATCTATGCTAGTAAATCAGAGTTAACGAAGGTTGAACCTTTATATTTCTCAAATTTTGACTCACTTAAGCTTGTCAAAAGAGGCAAGGTAAGAGATATATATGAGATTGATGACAGCCTACTTATAGTCTCCACCGACAGAATTTCCGCATTTGACGTGATATTACCCACACCCATTCCTTTGAAAGGAATGATCTTAAACATTCTATCCTACTTTTGGTTCAAGCAGTTGGAGCATATTGTAGAAAATCATCTTATCTCAGTTGATCCTGATGACTATCCTTATGAATGTAGAAAATACGCTGATCGTTTAAGATTTAGAAGTATGCTTGTTAGGAAGATGAATGTTTATAAAATTGAGTGCATAGTTAGAGGCTATTTAGCAGGTTCAGGTTATGAAGAATACAAAAGAACTTCCTCAATTTGCGGAATAAAGCTACCCGAAGGACTTAAGATGTCTTCAAAGCTACCCGAGCCAATATTTACTCCTTCAACCAAATCGGAATCAGGACATGACCAAAACATATCGCTTGATGAGGCTAAGGAAATAGTAGGGGAAGATATCCTCAAGATAAAGGAAAATAGTATAAGAATATTTGAGTTTGCTTCCAATTATCTTGACAAGAGAGGAATTATTCTATGTGATACTAAGTTTGAGTTTGGATTTGACAAAGACAGAGAATGTGTATTAGTTGACGAAGTTTTAACTCCTGATTCATCAAGATTTTGGTTCAAGGAACTTTATGAAGAAGGAAAACCCCAAGAAAGCTACGACAAACAATTCGTAAGAGACTATCTAAAATCTTTAGTCTGGAACAAGACTTATCCAGCTCCTAACTTGCCAAGTGAAATAGTTCTGGGAACCCTAGAAAGGTATATCACTATTCTTGAAAAAACTGTCTTTAGCAACCTATGA
- a CDS encoding alpha-amylase family glycosyl hydrolase codes for MKRLLLVTLVLVLAVSLVLVGDAGAWRVFQAFYWDVPSGWYTTVQSKVAELKNAYIEVIYLPPPSKGMSGGYSMGYDPYDYYDLGAYNQMGTVATRFGTQSQLKSLISSIRSYGMKAMADIVINHRAGGASQYNPFTGGNTWTDFSGVASGRFKMSYWDFHPNDIHSGDSGTFGGYPDICHDKTYVKTNIIAWLNWLKSTANAGFEFWRLDYTKGFAPWVAAYIYDNTGQPFIVGEYWDGNRDTLRWWVDSANRAGVKTFDFSLLYVLRDMCLGNGYYDMRGLQYAGLVGIRPLKAVTFVANHDTDPIYQNKMMAYAYILTAEGDPTVWWKDYYDYGLARNGTARGIRQLLWVHYRLAGGSTSVLYADNDLYIAQRNGYGSNPGLVIVINDNGVQWKGARVKTKWVNTYLHCYAWDGKDTAQPQGKWTDGSGYADLWAAPYGYAVYAPSGY; via the coding sequence ATGAAGCGTTTGTTACTGGTAACTTTGGTGCTGGTGCTAGCAGTATCGCTAGTGCTAGTAGGTGATGCCGGTGCGTGGAGAGTGTTCCAAGCATTCTACTGGGATGTGCCAAGCGGTTGGTATACAACTGTCCAGAGTAAAGTCGCTGAGCTAAAGAATGCTTATATTGAGGTAATCTATTTGCCACCACCGTCCAAGGGCATGAGTGGCGGATATTCCATGGGTTATGATCCTTATGATTACTACGACCTTGGTGCGTATAACCAGATGGGTACTGTTGCAACTAGGTTTGGAACCCAATCACAGCTTAAGAGTTTGATATCCAGTATAAGGTCTTACGGTATGAAGGCAATGGCGGATATAGTGATAAACCACAGGGCAGGTGGAGCCTCTCAGTATAATCCCTTCACTGGCGGAAATACCTGGACTGATTTCTCAGGTGTAGCAAGTGGCAGGTTTAAGATGAGTTATTGGGACTTCCATCCGAACGACATCCATAGTGGGGACAGTGGCACATTTGGAGGTTATCCTGACATATGTCATGATAAAACTTATGTTAAAACCAATATAATAGCTTGGTTAAACTGGCTTAAGAGTACTGCAAACGCTGGATTTGAGTTCTGGAGGCTTGACTATACCAAAGGGTTTGCACCATGGGTTGCTGCATACATTTATGACAACACTGGGCAGCCGTTTATAGTTGGAGAGTATTGGGACGGTAACAGAGATACTCTGAGGTGGTGGGTAGATAGTGCGAACAGAGCTGGTGTGAAGACCTTTGACTTCTCACTTTTGTACGTTCTGAGGGATATGTGCTTGGGTAATGGTTACTACGATATGAGGGGATTACAGTATGCTGGATTGGTTGGTATAAGACCTCTTAAGGCGGTTACATTTGTAGCAAACCACGATACTGACCCGATATACCAGAACAAGATGATGGCATATGCATACATTCTGACGGCAGAAGGTGATCCAACGGTTTGGTGGAAAGATTACTATGACTACGGGTTAGCAAGAAACGGAACAGCAAGAGGCATAAGGCAACTTTTGTGGGTACATTATAGGCTAGCAGGAGGTTCAACATCAGTTCTGTATGCTGATAATGACTTATACATAGCCCAGAGGAACGGGTATGGTTCCAATCCTGGTTTGGTGATAGTGATAAATGACAACGGAGTTCAATGGAAAGGAGCAAGAGTTAAGACGAAGTGGGTAAACACATACTTGCACTGCTATGCTTGGGATGGTAAGGACACAGCTCAACCGCAAGGGAAGTGGACCGATGGTAGCGGATATGCTGATTTATGGGCAGCTCCATATGGGTATGCTGTCTATGCTCCATCAGGGTATTAA
- a CDS encoding CinA family nicotinamide mononucleotide deamidase-related protein, whose amino-acid sequence MKCSLITIGTEITKGFILDLNSNFLSRQLRMTGIDVRFVISVGDNKSEVINALRFAFENSDFVITTGGLGPTVDDVTRECVSEFFGVEFVLSEHILHKIEEKFTKYSMTKMPKTNIKQAYVPRGGIVMENTVGSAPGYIIEKNGKILASLPGVPQEMKAMFNNFLRDYILRNVLKENRKEVFVKIFGIPESKVDEMISEYGEFDYNTIADYGVVDIIFHFDSKEFEEGKEKVLRLLNDKFREAVFFISEELEDIPSIVRKEFVRLGKTLSTAESMTGGYLSQMLTSVPGATEYFLGGVITYSDSTKISLLGVSEETISKYFATSLETTFEMAKNSLRVFGSNVSIAITGIAGPSTDSSKKEVGTAYVVAMSENGKYLGKELKLFGNRDKIRSSASIKAIELVMKLLRAE is encoded by the coding sequence ATGAAGTGTAGCCTAATAACAATAGGAACGGAGATAACCAAGGGATTTATCCTTGACCTCAATTCAAATTTTCTCTCTAGACAACTAAGAATGACTGGTATTGACGTAAGATTTGTGATTAGTGTTGGCGATAACAAGAGTGAGGTTATAAACGCCTTAAGGTTTGCTTTTGAAAATAGTGATTTTGTAATAACTACTGGTGGACTAGGCCCTACTGTTGATGACGTTACTAGAGAGTGTGTTAGTGAATTCTTTGGCGTTGAGTTTGTGCTTTCTGAACACATACTCCATAAGATTGAGGAGAAATTCACCAAATATTCAATGACAAAGATGCCAAAAACAAACATCAAACAAGCTTATGTTCCTAGGGGAGGCATTGTAATGGAGAATACCGTCGGATCTGCACCCGGATATATAATAGAAAAAAATGGGAAAATCCTAGCTTCACTTCCCGGAGTGCCACAAGAAATGAAAGCAATGTTTAATAACTTCCTAAGAGATTACATCCTTAGAAATGTTCTGAAGGAGAATAGAAAGGAGGTATTTGTTAAGATCTTCGGCATTCCCGAATCAAAGGTAGATGAAATGATATCTGAGTATGGGGAATTTGACTACAACACAATAGCAGACTACGGCGTAGTTGACATAATATTTCACTTTGACTCAAAAGAGTTTGAAGAAGGAAAGGAGAAAGTCCTAAGGCTACTAAATGATAAATTTAGAGAAGCAGTGTTTTTCATATCAGAAGAACTTGAGGATATACCCTCTATAGTCAGGAAGGAATTTGTAAGATTGGGCAAAACCCTTTCTACCGCTGAGTCCATGACAGGAGGTTATCTTTCCCAAATGTTGACCTCCGTGCCAGGTGCAACAGAGTATTTCCTAGGAGGGGTTATAACCTACTCGGACTCTACAAAAATCTCGCTTTTAGGAGTAAGTGAGGAAACCATAAGTAAATACTTTGCTACGAGTCTTGAGACAACTTTTGAGATGGCTAAAAACTCACTTAGGGTATTTGGAAGTAACGTTTCCATCGCCATAACGGGTATTGCAGGCCCCTCTACAGATTCCTCAAAGAAGGAAGTGGGAACTGCTTACGTTGTAGCTATGTCCGAAAACGGAAAATACCTAGGAAAAGAACTAAAACTGTTTGGCAATAGAGATAAGATCAGAAGTTCAGCATCCATCAAAGCTATAGAGCTAGTTATGAAACTACTTAGGGCAGAGTGA
- a CDS encoding fibronectin type III domain-containing protein codes for MKKFWLTILLIILPVRSFPIEITIGSNEFTNVGVRELQVDPIYALPTESIVIDLSKDTNITRHSFNRFSFLIENIGNNKLAKFFKKEHGISLVSSQNLLGIPVVSGIFSVYFTFLPSRLDKGTVLARFFSTDETDKYIEIKLEKSRIQVNINGIVYTREGDKVNVVLVSDEKIVVQEMYEFSLVFDVVNSKISIYLNGVETDRKILKSANFELSTPESIIEFFPSFFGYARTIVIAPTFIRSLGSTPAKGGELISRVIDTKDPSSAINKVTLVGRGNFIVLARVSKDIYKHLLDELPWLTIEDAKNTKGRYLQFKLFPVEDEQSSEFLGLKVELSKNIPPQKPHILYVEPRANGEVTIHWRNDLDEEVEYYELFYGDHQNKYFGNASSNGPSPIKIKKPSKFYPVLRYTVRGLKMNRTYYFSIRSVRRDGTKSEYSDEVKVIPSKEVNSL; via the coding sequence ATGAAGAAATTTTGGCTCACAATTTTGTTGATAATACTGCCAGTCAGATCTTTCCCAATAGAAATAACAATAGGCTCTAATGAATTTACTAACGTTGGTGTGAGAGAGTTACAAGTAGACCCTATTTACGCTCTTCCTACAGAAAGTATTGTAATTGACCTCTCCAAAGACACCAACATTACTAGACATTCATTTAACAGATTCTCCTTTCTTATTGAAAATATAGGAAACAATAAGCTAGCTAAATTCTTTAAGAAGGAGCACGGAATCTCATTAGTATCCTCCCAAAACCTTCTTGGCATACCTGTGGTAAGTGGTATATTCTCAGTATACTTCACATTCCTTCCATCAAGACTTGACAAAGGAACTGTGTTAGCTAGATTTTTTTCAACTGATGAAACTGACAAATACATAGAAATAAAGCTTGAAAAATCAAGAATTCAGGTTAACATAAATGGAATAGTCTATACGAGAGAGGGAGATAAGGTTAATGTTGTTCTAGTTTCTGATGAAAAAATAGTAGTTCAAGAAATGTATGAATTCTCTCTGGTATTTGATGTTGTTAACTCTAAGATCTCAATTTATTTAAACGGAGTAGAAACTGATAGAAAAATTCTCAAGTCTGCTAATTTTGAACTTTCAACACCAGAGAGTATAATTGAGTTTTTCCCTAGCTTCTTCGGATATGCCAGGACCATAGTGATTGCCCCAACTTTCATAAGATCTCTAGGTTCTACGCCAGCTAAAGGAGGAGAGCTAATATCTAGAGTTATTGACACCAAAGACCCATCAAGCGCAATAAACAAGGTAACTTTAGTAGGTAGAGGCAACTTCATAGTATTGGCGAGAGTCTCTAAGGACATATATAAGCATCTTCTAGATGAATTGCCTTGGCTTACAATAGAAGATGCAAAAAACACAAAAGGCAGATATTTACAGTTTAAGTTATTCCCCGTTGAAGATGAACAGAGTAGTGAGTTTTTAGGACTTAAGGTTGAACTTTCAAAAAACATTCCTCCACAAAAGCCCCACATTCTGTATGTAGAGCCTAGAGCCAACGGAGAAGTAACTATACATTGGAGAAATGATCTTGACGAAGAAGTAGAGTACTATGAGCTGTTTTACGGAGATCACCAGAATAAATACTTCGGGAATGCCTCATCAAATGGACCGTCGCCAATAAAGATAAAAAAACCTTCAAAATTCTACCCAGTTCTAAGATATACAGTTAGAGGATTAAAGATGAACAGAACCTATTACTTTTCAATAAGAAGTGTCAGAAGAGATGGAACCAAAAGCGAATACTCAGATGAAGTAAAAGTTATACCATCAAAAGAGGTCAATAGCCTCTGA
- a CDS encoding PHP domain-containing protein — protein MIGCSQRNADLHTHSTVSDGQLSVGLLLKKSQEKNIRYLSITDHENTNQVKEYRKLFSPFSFEIKVIPGVEVSTKHLDQEIHLLAYYSENLVKEVEEIVQPLREEKKNRVMRILEVLKKDRKLENYMEAITYLMSDVSKTFNRMYVARFVYDNLPFCSIEDVFKKYFDNDDVNKSESVYPKTEEVIRKLNSIGCFVGIAHPDFLKDWRKVKYIKYFAEIGVRGIEVFHPLIDENLSLFLLKLCQEINLIPLGGSDFHGYDTKRRELGEFNTFDSSAEAIMEFLCL, from the coding sequence ATGATAGGCTGTTCTCAGAGAAATGCGGATCTTCATACTCATTCAACAGTATCAGATGGTCAACTATCAGTAGGATTGCTTCTTAAAAAGTCTCAAGAAAAAAATATAAGATACCTTTCAATAACAGACCATGAAAACACCAATCAAGTAAAAGAGTATAGAAAGTTATTCTCCCCTTTCAGCTTTGAGATTAAAGTGATTCCCGGAGTTGAAGTATCGACCAAGCATCTTGACCAAGAAATACACTTACTAGCTTACTATAGCGAGAACTTAGTAAAGGAAGTTGAGGAAATTGTGCAACCTCTGAGGGAGGAAAAGAAAAATAGGGTTATGAGGATATTAGAAGTCTTGAAGAAGGATAGAAAGTTGGAAAACTACATGGAGGCTATAACTTATCTTATGTCGGATGTCAGTAAAACTTTCAATCGCATGTATGTTGCTAGGTTCGTCTACGATAATTTGCCATTTTGTAGTATTGAAGATGTTTTCAAAAAGTATTTTGATAACGATGATGTGAATAAGAGTGAAAGTGTCTATCCGAAAACGGAGGAAGTTATAAGAAAACTTAATTCCATTGGATGTTTCGTCGGAATCGCGCATCCGGATTTTCTTAAAGATTGGAGGAAGGTTAAGTATATTAAGTATTTTGCCGAAATTGGTGTTAGAGGAATTGAGGTTTTCCATCCGCTAATAGATGAAAACCTTTCTCTCTTTTTGCTAAAACTCTGTCAAGAGATAAACTTGATACCCCTTGGAGGTAGTGATTTCCATGGATATGACACCAAGAGGAGAGAGTTAGGAGAATTTAATACATTTGATTCATCTGCCGAAGCAATTATGGAATTTTTATGTCTTTGA